Proteins encoded by one window of Lutibacter sp. A64:
- a CDS encoding YgaP family membrane protein, with the protein MKLNIGSTDRIIRIMLGIAIGYFAYSTVIEASWVQVLLYAIAAILVVTALIGNCPLYSIFKINTCEIEK; encoded by the coding sequence ATGAAACTTAATATTGGAAGTACCGACAGAATTATTAGAATAATGTTAGGAATTGCAATAGGTTATTTTGCGTATTCCACGGTAATTGAAGCAAGCTGGGTACAAGTATTGTTATATGCTATTGCAGCAATATTAGTAGTTACAGCACTTATAGGCAATTGCCCCTTATATTCAATTTTCAAGATAAATACTTGTGAAATTGAAAAGTAA
- a CDS encoding 4'-phosphopantetheinyl transferase family protein, with amino-acid sequence MPLFKTIKPNKHTTVFVWKIDEPIKTLSKGIVLTERSKNRLLSMKSEIHRRGFLSVRHLLKMAGYTDLDLFYNGNGKPHLTDGKHISITHSFNFSAIIVSDFEVGIDIEKNREKIKVIQHKFVNFERGFIHKDDDYIQQLTVIWGAKESLYKIYPHGGLTFKNDIDINSFQIADKKTTGYIKAKDWNKNYTIKFHQIEGFTLVYALANSKK; translated from the coding sequence ATGCCTTTATTTAAAACAATTAAACCTAATAAACATACCACAGTTTTTGTGTGGAAAATTGATGAACCCATTAAAACCTTATCTAAAGGTATTGTTTTAACCGAGAGAAGTAAAAACAGATTGCTTTCTATGAAATCTGAAATACATCGTCGAGGTTTTTTAAGTGTGAGACATTTATTAAAAATGGCTGGTTATACAGATCTTGATTTGTTTTATAATGGTAATGGAAAACCACATTTAACCGACGGAAAGCATATTTCCATTACGCATTCTTTTAATTTTTCAGCCATTATTGTTAGTGATTTTGAAGTTGGAATTGACATTGAAAAAAACAGAGAAAAAATAAAAGTAATTCAACATAAATTTGTCAATTTTGAAAGAGGATTTATTCATAAAGATGATGATTACATTCAACAACTTACCGTTATTTGGGGAGCTAAAGAAAGTTTGTATAAAATTTACCCTCACGGAGGTTTAACTTTTAAAAACGATATTGATATTAACTCATTTCAAATTGCCGATAAAAAAACTACTGGATATATAAAAGCTAAAGATTGGAATAAAAATTACACCATTAAATTCCATCAAATTGAAGGTTTCACTTTGGTTTATGCTCTTGCTAATTCAAAAAAATAA
- a CDS encoding TonB-dependent receptor: protein MKQYLKPKFKKVKHLVAFLIIAFSINANAQELFTLSGKVTDGNNPVPGASILVKGTKQGVASDFDGNFSISLKKGNYTLIVSAISKPKEITINLTKNTFITINMEDSFVNLDEVLVSAVRVKSSSPVTHSNVTKEELEKRNLGQDIPVLLNYLPSVTSSSDAGAGVGYTYIRVRGSDASRINVTLNGIPYNDTESQGTFWVNLGDFTSSTQSIQLQRGVGTSTNGAGAFGASLNLLTDAISENAYGEISSAIGSYNTYKNTVKFSTGKINDHIEIAGRFSKIDSDGYVDRAFSDLKSYFLQASYVDKNTLIKAITFGNEEKTYQAWYGLTAEELKENRKQNPYTYDNETDNYWQDHYQLHWNEKLNDKWSTNLGLNYTKGKGYFEQYKEGSAISKYNNIVEATGTDWYGSPATDLIVRRWLDNDFYVLNFNANYKNEAYEVISGISASNYKGDHFGEVIWARQFAADANIRDHYYFSDATKNEFSIYSKASFKINENLSGLVDLQGRFVNYETDGLTSDRDPLNIDKSYNFFNPKFGLTYKVNNSNSIYTSFARANREPNRDDFKNGSNVKNEILNDIELGWRLNNKAISLNTNFYYMQYKNQLIQTGGLNDVGEYLRENVEDSYRLGLEIDANFKITDNLSISPNFTLSSNKIKNFILERDGNSKNIGTTNIAFSPNTIAGNSINYQPTENLTITFLSKFVGEQYLSNTDTEASKIDSYFTSDLNLTYTINPKSIFKSIVISGVVNNIFNKEYVDRGYTYLDYWSTPNNSFEVQGYFPQATRNFLVGATFKF, encoded by the coding sequence ATGAAACAATATTTAAAACCAAAGTTTAAAAAAGTGAAGCACTTAGTAGCTTTTTTAATTATTGCATTTTCAATAAATGCAAATGCGCAAGAACTATTTACACTCTCAGGAAAAGTAACCGACGGAAACAATCCAGTTCCAGGAGCTAGCATTTTAGTAAAAGGAACCAAACAAGGAGTAGCCTCAGATTTTGATGGAAATTTTTCAATCTCATTAAAAAAAGGAAATTACACCTTAATTGTAAGTGCTATTAGCAAACCAAAAGAAATAACTATTAATTTAACTAAAAACACTTTTATCACCATAAATATGGAAGATAGTTTTGTAAATCTAGATGAAGTATTGGTTTCTGCTGTTCGGGTAAAATCGAGTTCTCCAGTAACCCACAGTAACGTTACTAAAGAAGAACTAGAAAAACGTAATTTAGGTCAAGATATTCCTGTTTTACTTAACTATTTACCTTCAGTTACAAGCTCCTCTGATGCTGGTGCTGGTGTTGGATATACATATATAAGAGTTAGAGGTTCTGATGCTTCTAGAATAAATGTAACATTAAATGGGATTCCGTATAATGATACCGAGAGTCAAGGTACATTTTGGGTAAATTTAGGAGATTTCACATCCTCAACACAAAGTATTCAATTACAGCGTGGTGTGGGTACCTCTACCAATGGTGCAGGTGCTTTTGGTGCTAGTTTAAACTTATTAACAGATGCTATTTCTGAAAATGCTTACGGAGAAATAAGTAGTGCGATAGGATCTTACAATACATATAAAAACACCGTTAAATTTAGCACTGGAAAAATTAATGACCATATTGAAATTGCAGGTCGTTTTTCTAAAATAGATTCAGATGGGTATGTAGATAGAGCTTTTTCTGATTTAAAATCGTATTTTTTACAAGCTTCATATGTAGATAAAAATACTTTAATTAAAGCTATTACCTTTGGAAATGAAGAAAAAACATATCAGGCTTGGTATGGTCTTACTGCTGAAGAATTAAAAGAAAATAGAAAACAAAATCCTTACACCTATGATAACGAAACCGATAATTATTGGCAAGACCACTATCAACTTCATTGGAATGAAAAATTAAATGATAAATGGTCTACAAATCTTGGATTGAATTACACAAAAGGTAAAGGATACTTTGAACAGTATAAAGAAGGAAGCGCAATATCTAAATACAACAATATTGTTGAAGCTACTGGAACAGACTGGTATGGTAGCCCTGCAACAGATCTAATTGTAAGAAGATGGTTAGATAACGATTTTTACGTTTTAAACTTTAATGCTAATTACAAAAATGAAGCTTATGAAGTTATTTCCGGAATTTCTGCAAGTAACTATAAAGGAGACCATTTTGGTGAAGTAATTTGGGCTAGACAATTTGCTGCAGATGCAAACATAAGAGATCACTATTATTTTAGCGATGCTACAAAAAATGAATTTAGCATTTACTCTAAAGCTTCTTTTAAAATAAATGAAAATTTAAGTGGTTTGGTTGATTTACAAGGTAGATTTGTAAACTATGAAACTGATGGCTTAACTTCAGACAGAGACCCTTTAAATATTGATAAATCATATAATTTCTTTAATCCAAAATTTGGTTTAACATATAAAGTTAACAATAGTAATAGTATTTACACATCTTTTGCTAGAGCAAATAGAGAACCTAATAGAGATGATTTTAAAAATGGCTCAAATGTTAAAAATGAAATATTAAATGATATTGAATTGGGTTGGAGATTAAATAATAAAGCCATTAGCTTAAACACCAATTTTTATTATATGCAATACAAAAATCAATTAATTCAAACTGGAGGATTAAATGATGTTGGTGAATATTTAAGAGAAAATGTTGAAGACAGTTATAGATTAGGTTTAGAGATTGATGCTAATTTTAAAATTACAGATAATTTATCTATTAGTCCAAACTTTACATTAAGCTCTAATAAAATTAAAAACTTTATTTTAGAAAGAGATGGAAATAGCAAAAATATTGGGACAACTAATATTGCTTTTTCACCAAATACAATAGCCGGAAATTCAATTAATTACCAGCCAACTGAAAATTTAACAATCACCTTTTTATCAAAATTTGTAGGCGAACAATATTTAAGTAATACAGATACTGAAGCGTCTAAAATAGATAGTTATTTTACAAGTGATTTAAACTTAACATATACCATAAATCCAAAATCTATATTTAAATCTATTGTAATTTCTGGAGTAGTTAACAACATATTCAATAAAGAATATGTAGACCGAGGATATACGTATTTAGATTATTGGTCAACTCCTAATAATTCATTTGAAGTTCAGGGCTATTTTCCACAAGCAACTAGAAATTTTTTAGTTGGAGCTACATTTAAATTTTAA
- the arfB gene encoding alternative ribosome rescue aminoacyl-tRNA hydrolase ArfB, which produces MNKEALIKELKFKAVRSSGTGGQHVNKVSSKVELFFDLQNSFEFSEEEKQLLSKNLRSKLTKENILLLSCDESRSQHKNKEISINRFLKLIKNGLKVPKKRKPTKPSKSSIQKRLDTKKKHAYKKSFRKKPEV; this is translated from the coding sequence ATGAACAAAGAAGCACTTATAAAAGAACTTAAATTTAAAGCTGTTAGAAGTAGCGGTACTGGCGGGCAACATGTAAATAAAGTGTCTTCTAAAGTAGAGTTATTTTTTGATCTTCAAAATTCTTTTGAATTTTCTGAAGAAGAAAAACAACTACTCAGTAAAAATTTAAGAAGCAAACTCACAAAAGAAAATATATTGTTACTTTCTTGTGATGAAAGTCGAAGTCAGCATAAAAATAAAGAAATTAGTATCAATCGTTTTTTAAAACTCATTAAAAATGGTTTAAAAGTTCCAAAAAAAAGAAAACCAACAAAACCCAGTAAATCTAGCATTCAAAAACGTTTAGACACAAAGAAAAAACACGCCTATAAAAAATCCTTTCGAAAAAAACCTGAAGTATAA
- a CDS encoding AAA family ATPase, whose amino-acid sequence MEKTLKQTNRNIVKIVLFGPESTGKTTLSKQLARHYNTVWVPEYARTYLQNKWNNKREYCDSDDQLPIAYEQIKLENKLAKKADRLQICDTDLLETVVYFENYYDKNIDANLKKAALENTYDLYLLTYIDTPWEADDIRENPEKRQEMFEVFENALIKYNRPYILLTGSKKNRLNLAVTAIDKILASKPNLQRYSVT is encoded by the coding sequence ATGGAAAAAACTCTTAAACAAACCAATAGAAATATTGTAAAAATTGTGCTATTTGGACCTGAAAGCACTGGTAAAACAACACTTTCTAAACAATTAGCCCGACATTATAATACTGTTTGGGTGCCAGAATACGCACGCACTTATTTACAAAATAAATGGAATAATAAACGTGAGTATTGCGATAGTGATGATCAACTTCCAATAGCTTACGAACAAATAAAATTAGAAAATAAATTAGCCAAAAAAGCAGATAGACTTCAAATTTGTGATACCGATTTATTAGAAACAGTAGTTTATTTTGAAAATTATTACGACAAAAATATTGACGCTAATTTAAAAAAGGCTGCCTTAGAAAACACTTACGATTTGTACCTTTTAACTTATATTGACACTCCTTGGGAAGCAGATGACATTAGAGAAAACCCTGAAAAAAGACAAGAAATGTTTGAAGTTTTTGAAAACGCTTTAATAAAATATAACAGACCTTACATTTTATTAACAGGAAGCAAAAAAAACAGACTTAATTTAGCAGTTACAGCAATTGATAAAATCTTAGCTTCAAAACCTAATTTACAGAGATATTCAGTAACTTAA
- the ahcY gene encoding adenosylhomocysteinase, whose translation MSTETSSYVKYKVKDINLADWGRKEIQLAEAEMPGLMSLREEYKGQKPLAGARIAGCLHMTIQTAVLIETLVDLGAEVTWSSCNIFSTQDQAAAAIAAAGVSVYAWKGLSEEEFDWCIEQTLFFGEERKPLNLILDDGGDLTNMVLDKYPELAAGINGLSEETTTGVHRLYDRMKAGTLPIPAINVNDSVTKSKFDNKYGCRESAVDAIRRATDIMLAGKRVVVCGYGDVGKGTAASFKGTGAIVTVTEIDPICALQAAMDGFEVKKLETVVGNADIVITTTGNKDIVQGHHFEAMKDKTIVCNIGHFDNEIDMAWLNGKYGSTKVEIKPQVDKYTVGENEIIVLAEGRLVNLGCATGHPSFVMSNSFTNQTLAQLELWNNRDAYENKVYMLPKHLDEKVAKLHLAKIGVELTELREDQAKYIGVKVEGPFKPEYYRY comes from the coding sequence ATGAGTACAGAAACATCATCTTACGTAAAATATAAAGTAAAAGATATCAATCTTGCAGATTGGGGACGTAAAGAAATTCAATTAGCAGAGGCTGAAATGCCAGGTTTAATGAGTTTAAGAGAAGAATATAAAGGACAAAAGCCTTTAGCTGGAGCAAGAATAGCAGGTTGTTTACATATGACTATTCAAACGGCAGTTTTAATTGAAACGTTGGTAGACCTAGGAGCTGAGGTTACTTGGAGTTCTTGTAATATTTTTTCAACACAAGACCAAGCTGCTGCTGCAATTGCTGCTGCAGGAGTTTCAGTTTACGCTTGGAAAGGTTTAAGTGAAGAAGAATTTGACTGGTGTATTGAACAAACTTTATTTTTTGGAGAAGAAAGAAAACCATTAAACTTAATTTTAGATGATGGAGGAGATTTAACCAATATGGTATTGGATAAATATCCAGAATTAGCTGCTGGAATTAATGGCCTTTCTGAAGAAACAACTACAGGAGTTCACCGTTTATATGACAGAATGAAAGCTGGTACATTACCAATTCCTGCAATTAATGTAAACGATTCAGTAACAAAATCTAAATTCGATAATAAATATGGATGTAGAGAAAGTGCTGTAGATGCAATTAGAAGAGCAACAGATATTATGCTAGCTGGTAAAAGAGTTGTTGTTTGTGGTTATGGAGATGTTGGAAAAGGAACAGCGGCTTCATTTAAAGGAACTGGAGCTATTGTAACAGTAACAGAAATTGATCCAATTTGTGCTTTACAAGCTGCAATGGATGGTTTTGAAGTTAAAAAATTAGAAACTGTTGTTGGAAATGCAGATATTGTTATTACAACTACAGGTAATAAAGATATTGTTCAAGGTCACCATTTTGAGGCAATGAAAGATAAAACCATAGTTTGTAATATTGGACATTTTGATAATGAAATTGATATGGCTTGGTTAAATGGTAAATACGGTTCAACAAAAGTGGAAATTAAACCACAAGTTGATAAATATACTGTTGGCGAAAATGAAATTATTGTTTTAGCAGAAGGACGTTTAGTAAACCTAGGTTGTGCAACTGGGCATCCTAGTTTTGTAATGAGTAATTCATTTACAAACCAAACATTGGCTCAATTAGAATTGTGGAATAACAGAGATGCTTACGAGAATAAAGTATATATGTTACCAAAACATTTAGATGAAAAAGTAGCAAAACTACATTTAGCTAAAATTGGTGTTGAATTAACAGAACTTAGAGAAGATCAAGCTAAATATATTGGTGTAAAGGTTGAAGGACCATTTAAACCAGAATATTATAGATATTAA
- a CDS encoding heavy-metal-associated domain-containing protein: protein MTTLEILNLKCGGCANTIKKGLLTIEGVTEVDIDLETSKVGVNSSEETVLKSVKSKLASMGYPEVGDANTIIHKAKSFVSCATGRMTSESE from the coding sequence ATGACAACATTAGAAATATTAAATTTAAAATGTGGCGGTTGTGCCAATACTATAAAAAAGGGATTATTAACTATTGAAGGAGTTACTGAAGTAGATATTGATTTAGAAACTTCTAAAGTAGGCGTTAATTCTTCAGAAGAAACCGTTTTAAAAAGCGTTAAAAGCAAGTTAGCTTCTATGGGATATCCAGAAGTTGGTGATGCTAATACAATAATTCATAAAGCAAAATCTTTTGTAAGTTGCGCCACTGGTAGAATGACTTCAGAAAGCGAATAA
- the pnuC gene encoding nicotinamide riboside transporter PnuC, with amino-acid sequence MNEIFNYLFGQYQGYENLDIALEIIAVIFGFLSVWYSKNNKIWVYPTGMISTSIFVYLLLKWSLLGDMMINAYYFIMSIYGWYIWTRKVDASHNTPITSITKKEQLISVLLFITTLIFVYIIYKSFDKWTSWVAYVDTVTTAIFFVGMWLMARKKIENWIFWIIGDVISVPLYFYKGFTFTSFQYLIFTVIAIYGYIEWKKLLNKPIEIL; translated from the coding sequence ATGAACGAAATCTTCAACTACCTTTTTGGACAATACCAAGGATATGAAAATTTAGACATAGCCCTAGAAATTATAGCAGTAATCTTTGGTTTTTTATCTGTTTGGTATTCAAAAAACAATAAAATTTGGGTTTACCCAACCGGAATGATTAGCACCAGTATTTTTGTGTATTTACTATTAAAATGGAGTTTGCTAGGTGATATGATGATTAATGCTTATTATTTTATAATGAGTATTTATGGATGGTATATATGGACCAGAAAAGTAGATGCATCGCACAATACACCTATTACTTCTATAACAAAAAAAGAACAACTAATTTCTGTGCTACTATTTATTACAACCCTAATATTTGTTTATATAATATACAAAAGCTTTGATAAGTGGACCAGTTGGGTAGCATACGTTGATACTGTTACAACTGCCATATTTTTTGTTGGAATGTGGTTAATGGCTCGCAAAAAAATTGAAAATTGGATTTTTTGGATTATTGGAGATGTAATTTCAGTTCCTTTATATTTTTATAAAGGCTTTACGTTCACAAGTTTTCAATACCTTATATTTACAGTAATCGCAATTTATGGATATATTGAATGGAAAAAACTCTTAAACAAACCAATAGAAATATTGTAA